In Capsicum annuum cultivar UCD-10X-F1 chromosome 8, UCD10Xv1.1, whole genome shotgun sequence, the genomic window gcatctccaaagaacttccctagggaccttgtcatatgctttttccaagtcaataaacaccatgtgaagatctCTTTTCCTCTCTCTATATTACTCTACCAGTCTTCAaacaaggtgaattgcctcagtcatCCAGCGACCAGGAATAAATCCAAatccaggcataaatccaaattcattctccgaaatagacataatatttctcaacctctgctctaccaccctctcccaaatcttcatcatgtgactcaacaacttaataccccgatAGTTGTTCCAACTCTGAATGTCATCCTTGTTCTTATATATAGGAATCATCATGCTCCATCTTCATGCCTCAGGCATCTTTGCAGACTTAAAAATGTTATTAAACAGGTTGGTCAACCACCTTAACCCAACCATGCTAGaaaacttctaaaaatccacCAGAATCTCATCGAGCCCCATCGCCCTTCCCCTTcacatcttgcgaatagcctcgcTGACCTCCTCTACTTTAAAACTCCAACAATAGCTGAAATTATGACACTCTCTGGTATGTTCCAACTCCCCTAAAACAACACCTCTGTCCCCCCCAtcattcaagagcttatgaaaataTGACTACCATTTTTTCTTAATGAGGGCGTCCTCCACCAATACTCTGCCATCTTCCTCCTTAATGTACTTTACTTGATCCAGATCCCGACCCTTGCGCTCCCTATACTTGGCAAGCCTAAAGAACCTCTtttccccgcctttctcctctaatccataatacaaactctcaaaagctgttgtcttagcagctgtaactgctaacttagcctccttcttagctaacttatactcctccATACTAACCCATTTCTCCTCTTTATCCCTGCTCTCCACCAACTTAACATAAGTCGCCTTCTTTATCTCTACCTTCTTCTTAATATATTTATTCCACTACTAATCCCCTCGATACCAGCCCGACCAGcccctcgagacacccaacacttCTTTAGCAGATTCTTTGATGCATCCcgcagccctatcccacatactatccacatcccaGCTATCCTCCCAAACCCTCATCCTTTCTAACTTTGCCTCTATCTCCAGGGCACTAGCTGGAGTCAGTCCACCCCACCTAACTATAGGATGGCCCTCTCTACCCCATCTCTTCTTAGCCttcttgatacccaagttcatcaCTAGAAATCTATGCTAGGTCATAAGATTCTCACTCAGGATAACCTTACGATCCATACACATGgctctatcccctttcctaagcagtaaaaagtcaatttgagtcttgGCTAGCCTACTATAAAAAGTAACCAGATGCTCCTCCTTCTTCAGAAAGTTGGAATTTAATACCACTAAACCAAAGGCCCTTGCAA contains:
- the LOC124886604 gene encoding uncharacterized protein LOC124886604, which codes for MNICSAYAPQTGLDEEEKKKFWEALDEVVRGVPTSEMIFIEGDFNGYIGSLPMGYDEVHRGFGFGDRNVKGTALLDFARAFGLVVLNSNFLKKEEHLVTFYSRLAKTQIDFLLLRKGDRAMCMDRKVILKEKGGEKRFFRLAKYRERKGRDLDQVKYIKEEDGRVLVEDALIKKKW